Proteins found in one Terriglobia bacterium genomic segment:
- a CDS encoding DUF1624 domain-containing protein, whose protein sequence is MQTKMASAGGQRYAFVDLLRGLALVVMVETHVANAYLPPAARKSDFFFWLSFGNGLVAPSFLFASGFSLVLQARRRWQGWLGFDRVFWKHMRRLGFIMLVAYYMHLPHFALSKFLVPRDQPFWKVALQVDVLQCIVISLLTIDVLILLTRKQALFVWAAASVGIGAALVTPWIWAQDFTSRVPLFLAMFLNPHGASLFPLFPWISFVMAGSCAAHLFLDAVAQRSEPRFMLRASVISLAAIAGALVARELPLFSAWNVGFYKTSPLYVVVRLGCVLILCAGFYFMEKRLGWIPGAIRLAGQESLLVYCAHLLLIFSVLRQPPVASVFGREAGYGACFLLSLALILLMILSAGLWHGWKRDYPRFAKAVLIGLVVINVVTFILR, encoded by the coding sequence ATGCAAACAAAGATGGCATCTGCCGGCGGGCAACGTTACGCCTTTGTCGACCTGCTGCGGGGCCTGGCGCTCGTGGTCATGGTCGAGACGCACGTGGCCAATGCCTACCTGCCACCGGCCGCACGCAAGAGCGACTTTTTTTTCTGGCTTTCCTTTGGGAATGGACTCGTGGCTCCCTCGTTTTTGTTTGCCTCCGGTTTTTCACTCGTGCTGCAGGCTCGCCGGCGGTGGCAGGGCTGGCTTGGCTTCGATCGTGTCTTCTGGAAGCACATGCGCCGCCTGGGCTTCATCATGCTTGTGGCGTATTACATGCATCTTCCCCACTTCGCTCTCAGCAAGTTCCTGGTACCCAGAGATCAGCCATTCTGGAAAGTGGCCCTGCAGGTGGATGTTCTGCAGTGCATCGTCATATCCCTGTTGACGATCGATGTTCTTATTCTATTGACGCGCAAGCAGGCGCTGTTTGTCTGGGCGGCCGCATCTGTCGGAATCGGCGCAGCGCTGGTCACTCCCTGGATCTGGGCGCAGGACTTCACGAGCCGCGTGCCCCTTTTTTTGGCGATGTTTTTGAACCCGCATGGAGCGTCTCTGTTCCCACTTTTCCCATGGATCAGCTTTGTGATGGCCGGGAGTTGCGCGGCCCATTTGTTCCTCGACGCCGTGGCACAACGGTCGGAGCCGCGCTTCATGCTGCGCGCTTCTGTTATTTCCTTGGCTGCGATCGCCGGCGCGCTGGTGGCCCGAGAATTGCCGCTCTTCAGCGCCTGGAATGTCGGCTTTTATAAAACCAGCCCGCTTTATGTCGTGGTCCGTCTTGGCTGCGTCCTGATTCTCTGCGCCGGGTTTTACTTCATGGAGAAGCGCCTGGGCTGGATTCCCGGCGCCATTCGCCTCGCGGGGCAGGAGTCGCTGCTGGTGTATTGCGCTCACCTGTTGCTGATCTTCAGCGTTCTGAGGCAGCCGCCCGTAGCCTCCGTTTTCGGTCGTGAGGCTGGGTATGGCGCCTGCTTTCTCCTGAGCCTGGCGCTTATCCTGCTCATGATCCTGTCCGCCGGGCTCTGGCACGGCTGGAAACGGGACTATCCGCGATTCGCAAAAGCAGTGTTGATCGGGCTGGTGGTCATCAATGTCGTCACCTTCATTCTCCGCTAG
- a CDS encoding thioredoxin family protein: MKQLIAAAIFCLAVSPGIALTQDSPVKWTAKPPAEPVKAGARFEVNLEAAIEANWHMYSAKQVPPPIATRFKLLSEGPFQIAGTVRQSTPKTAFDPNFGIQTESYEGGAEFWIPLKSSAAAKPGDYEVSIQAYYQVCDDKSCLPPKGVPVPFKIRVIAGTGALSEVPGGGSGPAAPPQTNQPGADVATTNAAATANAAATTSPAGTAAEVQRARASGFLPFLWLAMTMGALSLATPCVFPMIPITVSYFTKSAEASRASGLRLALVYCFGIIFTFTGLGLGLAALLGATGINQFAANPWINLLITAIFIGFALNLFGLYQISIPSSVLTKLSRAGSGSGYASALLMGLTFTLTSFTCTVPFVGTVLVATAQGDWLWPALGMLGFSIVFAAPFLVLALVPRMLVALPKSGGWMNSVKVTMGFLEVAAAMKFISNVDLVWRWHIFTREVVLSIWLATCVLAAVYLLGKFRLPHDSALEHLGVMRMSAALVFLAIGFYLFTGLMGASLGEIDAFLPPRTAGAFTLTGAGHGQELTWDTNLDSALAQARQEKKLVFIDFTGYTCTNCRWMEANIFTLPAVYAGLQKYVRLQLFTDGEGKQYEQNQAYQKEKFGTVALPLYVILDGQGNKISVFPGMTRKADEFVRFLNAPLAAPLQEASGE, encoded by the coding sequence ATGAAGCAACTAATTGCCGCAGCTATCTTTTGTCTGGCGGTTTCGCCGGGGATCGCGTTAACCCAGGATTCGCCGGTGAAGTGGACGGCCAAACCTCCGGCCGAGCCGGTTAAAGCCGGGGCCCGATTTGAAGTCAACCTCGAGGCAGCAATCGAGGCCAACTGGCATATGTACTCCGCGAAACAGGTGCCCCCGCCTATTGCCACCCGCTTCAAGTTGCTTTCCGAGGGACCTTTCCAAATCGCAGGCACTGTGAGGCAATCCACGCCAAAGACTGCATTTGATCCGAATTTCGGCATCCAGACGGAGTCCTACGAAGGGGGTGCCGAGTTCTGGATTCCCCTCAAGTCGTCGGCTGCAGCCAAGCCGGGGGACTATGAAGTAAGCATTCAGGCCTATTATCAGGTTTGCGATGATAAGAGCTGCCTGCCGCCCAAGGGCGTGCCGGTTCCATTCAAGATCAGGGTGATTGCCGGAACAGGCGCCTTATCCGAGGTGCCGGGCGGCGGCTCCGGACCCGCAGCTCCTCCGCAGACGAACCAGCCCGGAGCGGATGTCGCCACGACGAACGCGGCAGCCACCGCCAACGCCGCTGCTACCACTTCTCCTGCGGGGACTGCGGCGGAAGTCCAGCGGGCGCGGGCGAGCGGCTTTCTCCCGTTTCTGTGGCTGGCCATGACCATGGGCGCTCTCTCGCTGGCGACACCGTGCGTGTTTCCCATGATACCGATCACGGTCTCCTATTTCACCAAGAGCGCCGAGGCCAGCCGCGCCTCCGGCCTCCGTCTGGCGCTGGTCTACTGTTTCGGCATCATCTTCACGTTTACCGGGCTCGGCCTGGGATTGGCGGCGCTGCTCGGCGCGACCGGGATCAATCAGTTTGCCGCCAACCCCTGGATCAACCTCCTGATCACGGCGATCTTCATAGGTTTCGCGCTCAATCTGTTCGGCCTCTACCAGATCAGCATCCCTTCGAGCGTGCTCACGAAATTGTCCAGGGCAGGTTCCGGGAGCGGCTACGCCTCAGCACTCCTGATGGGCTTGACTTTCACCCTTACCAGCTTCACCTGTACGGTCCCGTTTGTCGGCACCGTGCTTGTGGCGACGGCCCAAGGCGACTGGCTCTGGCCGGCGCTGGGCATGCTGGGATTCTCCATTGTTTTTGCCGCTCCATTCCTGGTGCTCGCGCTGGTGCCGCGCATGCTCGTCGCCCTGCCCAAAAGCGGCGGCTGGATGAACTCGGTGAAAGTGACCATGGGATTCCTGGAAGTGGCGGCCGCCATGAAGTTCATCTCCAATGTCGACCTGGTCTGGCGCTGGCATATTTTCACGCGTGAAGTCGTGCTCTCGATCTGGCTCGCTACTTGCGTCCTGGCAGCCGTATATCTGCTGGGGAAATTCCGCCTGCCTCACGACAGCGCGCTGGAACATCTGGGCGTGATGCGCATGTCCGCGGCGCTGGTTTTCCTCGCCATCGGTTTCTACCTCTTCACTGGCCTGATGGGAGCCAGCCTGGGTGAGATTGACGCGTTTCTGCCGCCGCGCACAGCGGGAGCCTTCACCCTTACCGGCGCCGGCCACGGTCAGGAACTCACATGGGATACAAATCTCGACAGCGCCCTGGCACAAGCCCGCCAGGAAAAGAAGCTGGTCTTCATCGATTTTACCGGCTACACGTGCACCAACTGCCGCTGGATGGAGGCGAACATCTTCACTCTTCCCGCCGTCTACGCCGGCCTGCAGAAATATGTCCGGCTCCAGCTCTTTACCGATGGCGAAGGGAAACAGTATGAGCAGAATCAGGCGTATCAGAAGGAGAAGTTCGGGACAGTCGCCCTGCCGCTCTACGTTATCCTCGACGGGCAGGGGAACAAGATCTCTGTCTTTCCCGGTATGACCCGCAAAGCCGACGAGTTCGTGCGCTTCCTGAACGCGCCCCTCGCCGCCCCGCTGCAGGAGGCTAGCGGAGAATGA
- a CDS encoding PQQ-like beta-propeller repeat protein, translated as MRCVMPATLLVLIAMTPGLLTPQAGTGTSPASVWPQWRGPGSQGVSQEKNLPFEWGETKNVIWKASIPGQGFSQPVIWEQKVFLTTDVETGAAPPDHKAVIHMTGDKEFTHPDWYGSDKLHDFRLLCLDRDSGKIVWDRTAYSGTVYDHRSRRGSYAAPTPVADGKHVYVYFGSEGVYCYDFAGVLVWKKSLGGIGTMGMGVGTSPVLYEDLVILLCDQEFDGKDSFITALDKNTGAEVWRVKRQVGVSWATPVVVQTKERAELVTAGNEFIISYDPKTGKEWWRATGLRSHAIATPAVKGDLVILSSGFPSKVVKAIRLGGSGKVDGTERIVWTYNKGTAYVTSPILYGDYLYLMSDAGILTCLEAETGKLVYEGGRVPVPASFYGASPVAFDDKILLTCDDGDTFVIRAGPKHEVIGTNSIGEPSRTSIAVAGGRLFLRGEKHLFCIGRN; from the coding sequence ATGAGATGCGTGATGCCCGCGACATTGCTTGTCCTGATTGCCATGACACCCGGTCTGCTGACGCCGCAAGCCGGCACCGGCACTTCTCCGGCCTCGGTGTGGCCGCAGTGGCGCGGCCCTGGGAGCCAGGGTGTTTCGCAGGAGAAGAATCTCCCCTTCGAGTGGGGGGAGACGAAGAACGTGATCTGGAAGGCCTCAATTCCCGGACAGGGATTTTCCCAGCCGGTCATTTGGGAACAGAAAGTCTTCCTGACCACGGATGTCGAGACCGGTGCCGCTCCGCCGGATCACAAAGCGGTCATCCACATGACGGGGGACAAGGAGTTTACGCACCCTGATTGGTACGGGTCGGACAAACTGCACGATTTCAGGCTTCTCTGCCTGGATCGCGACAGCGGGAAAATCGTGTGGGACCGGACAGCATATTCGGGCACTGTCTATGATCACCGCAGCAGGCGCGGCAGCTATGCCGCACCCACTCCGGTAGCTGATGGGAAGCATGTGTACGTCTATTTCGGCTCGGAAGGGGTGTACTGTTACGATTTCGCCGGCGTGCTCGTCTGGAAAAAATCTCTCGGCGGCATCGGCACCATGGGTATGGGGGTGGGCACCTCGCCCGTACTTTATGAGGATCTCGTGATCCTGCTTTGCGATCAGGAATTCGATGGCAAGGACTCGTTTATAACGGCCCTCGACAAGAACACCGGTGCGGAGGTCTGGCGTGTAAAGCGCCAGGTCGGCGTGAGCTGGGCCACTCCGGTAGTGGTGCAGACAAAGGAGCGTGCCGAGTTGGTCACTGCAGGCAATGAGTTCATCATCTCCTACGATCCGAAAACGGGGAAGGAATGGTGGCGGGCCACGGGGCTCAGGAGCCATGCCATCGCGACGCCGGCGGTCAAAGGCGATCTTGTGATCCTCTCTTCGGGCTTCCCTTCCAAGGTAGTCAAGGCCATTCGCCTCGGCGGTTCGGGCAAGGTGGACGGGACGGAAAGGATCGTCTGGACTTACAACAAGGGGACCGCATACGTGACTTCGCCGATTCTCTACGGCGACTACCTCTACCTGATGAGCGACGCGGGCATCCTGACCTGCCTGGAGGCAGAAACGGGAAAGCTGGTCTACGAAGGCGGGCGTGTGCCGGTGCCCGCCAGTTTCTACGGAGCGTCGCCCGTTGCGTTTGACGACAAGATCCTGCTGACCTGCGATGACGGCGACACCTTCGTCATCCGCGCCGGTCCGAAACATGAGGTGATCGGCACAAACTCCATCGGGGAACCTTCGCGGACTTCGATCGCGGTCGCCGGCGGCAGGCTTTTCCTCCGAGGGGAGAAACACCTGTTTTGCATCGGCCGGAACTAA
- a CDS encoding PadR family transcriptional regulator, producing MAEQKTDLLRGTLDLLILKAISLEPLHGVGISQRITQITKGAFRVSFGSLFPSLHRMEEKGWVEAEWRASENNRRARYYMLTKSGRERLKIEQRDWQRVVKAMTTAIESA from the coding sequence GTGGCGGAGCAAAAAACCGACCTCTTGCGTGGAACTCTCGACCTTCTCATCCTGAAAGCGATTTCCCTGGAGCCGCTGCATGGAGTCGGCATTTCGCAACGGATCACACAGATAACGAAGGGAGCCTTCCGGGTGAGTTTCGGCTCGCTGTTTCCCTCGCTCCATCGCATGGAAGAAAAGGGCTGGGTGGAGGCGGAGTGGCGGGCTTCGGAAAACAACCGGCGCGCCAGGTACTATATGCTCACAAAATCAGGCCGCGAACGACTCAAGATCGAACAGAGGGACTGGCAGCGCGTGGTAAAGGCCATGACGACGGCCATCGAATCGGCTTGA
- a CDS encoding carbon-nitrogen hydrolase, which translates to MKATIALIQMSCGNDPAANLGNAMERIRQAAGRGAQIICLPELFKTLYFCQAEEHANFSLAEKVPGPTTERLGALAREFEVVLIVPLFERRAPGVYHNTTAIIDADGTYLGKYRKMHVPDDPLYHEKFYFTPGDLGFQAWETRYGRIGVLICWDQWYPEAARLTALHGARILFYPTAIGWHPGEKTEYGVSQHSAWETIQRSHAIANGVYVAAVNRVGHEGDSPGGIEFWGASFACDPAGTVLARCPHDREETAVISCDLQNVDTMRTQWPFLRDRRLDAYQDLTRRYLD; encoded by the coding sequence ATGAAGGCGACAATTGCTCTGATTCAGATGTCATGCGGCAATGATCCGGCGGCTAATCTGGGAAATGCCATGGAGCGCATTCGCCAGGCCGCCGGACGGGGCGCGCAAATCATCTGCCTGCCCGAGCTGTTCAAGACCTTGTACTTTTGCCAGGCTGAAGAGCACGCCAATTTCAGCCTGGCCGAGAAGGTCCCCGGTCCTACCACCGAGCGTCTCGGCGCTTTGGCACGCGAGTTCGAGGTCGTGCTGATTGTGCCGCTGTTCGAACGCCGCGCGCCCGGAGTGTACCACAACACGACGGCCATCATCGATGCCGACGGCACTTACCTGGGCAAGTACCGCAAGATGCACGTGCCCGACGATCCACTCTACCACGAGAAATTCTATTTCACGCCTGGGGATCTGGGCTTCCAGGCATGGGAGACGCGCTATGGCCGGATCGGCGTGCTGATCTGCTGGGATCAATGGTACCCGGAAGCTGCCCGTCTGACGGCGCTCCACGGCGCCCGCATCCTCTTCTACCCCACCGCCATCGGCTGGCATCCTGGCGAAAAAACTGAATACGGCGTAAGCCAGCATTCGGCATGGGAGACAATCCAGCGCAGCCACGCCATCGCCAACGGCGTGTATGTTGCGGCGGTCAACCGGGTAGGACATGAAGGCGACAGTCCGGGCGGCATCGAATTCTGGGGCGCCAGTTTCGCTTGTGACCCCGCAGGGACGGTCCTGGCAAGATGCCCGCATGACCGCGAAGAGACGGCGGTCATCTCCTGCGACCTGCAAAATGTCGATACCATGCGCACTCAATGGCCGTTTCTGCGCGACCGCAGGCTGGATGCCTATCAGGACTTGACTCGCCGGTACCTGGATTGA
- a CDS encoding ABC transporter permease, translating to MSKRIRHLFRNLFRKEAVERGLDEELQSSLELLAEEKMREGFSPPEARRRAYIELGGVEQVKEGVRASRLGRGIEDIGRDLRYGIWMLAKKPGFTLVALLVLGLGIGANTAIFSIINAYLFRPLPVRAPGELVSIYSYRKDARNPKPWLGPVAYSDYMAFRDQAQVFAGLASFGLTRVPLSADGQREVVEGQMVSGNFFDVLGVKPSLGRGFLPEDDFTPSAAPVTVISHSLWKRRFYSAPDIIGKSIRLNEHSFTIVGVAPPEFKGLWMPGMSMQLWIPSSMIGLVDRTGNLQDQHAYTVQLIGRLQPGVSLNQAAAVIETKARQIALEFPSTYGNRFVQLLPTSGIRVIAAPDADFLPKWISIALMFVVAIVLMIAGTNLTGLLMARGITRRKEIAVRLAVGAGKFRIVRQLLTESLLLSTLGAVAGLMLAQLLVELFMSYVPIRIEGVELSLDVPIDFRVLLFTFVVCIGTGLMVGLVPSLRASRTSLVSALAAESIVVPQRERRRLRHWIIIPQIALSVALLLAASLFVGTLVKADMIDPGFDTQHQAIVVPEYLTTNKHTQQQGRAFYNRLLEGARALPGVTQASLVSSLPLSMSSSLIPSVLTERELAEGQPGRVVKTTHISPGYFQTMAIPVLRGRDFTSRDVQGNPLVVIVSEKVAQSCWPGEEAVGKRLVIKHPQTQVFDVVGVAGDVRDSISDQRNMSIIYLPFDQNYHSGMQLVARCSADPSTLLGPLTSLVHEVDGNVEVQVAKTMADSVALMFFPLRMSAAILIVCGLLGLFLALVGLYGVVSFSVANRTREIGIRAALGARKNDLIRMVIAEALRVLLIGSALGLLLIFAARPLIARLTFDLTTLDPLTFIGIPLLIGMIVLLACYIPARRAARVDPMDALREL from the coding sequence ATGTCGAAGCGCATACGGCACTTGTTTCGAAATCTCTTCCGCAAGGAGGCGGTCGAGCGCGGATTGGACGAGGAACTGCAGTCCTCTCTGGAACTCCTCGCGGAGGAGAAAATGCGGGAGGGCTTTTCGCCGCCTGAGGCCCGCAGGCGGGCGTACATCGAACTGGGCGGCGTGGAACAGGTCAAAGAAGGAGTCCGTGCCAGCAGGCTCGGGCGCGGGATCGAAGACATCGGCCGGGACTTGCGCTACGGCATCTGGATGCTTGCCAAGAAGCCGGGATTTACCCTCGTAGCCCTGTTGGTTCTCGGTCTCGGCATCGGGGCCAATACGGCGATTTTCAGCATCATCAATGCATATCTATTCCGTCCTCTGCCCGTTCGCGCGCCGGGCGAACTTGTCAGTATCTACTCATACCGGAAGGATGCGCGGAATCCCAAGCCGTGGCTCGGACCGGTCGCCTACTCCGACTACATGGCGTTTCGGGACCAGGCGCAGGTCTTCGCCGGTTTGGCGTCCTTTGGCTTGACTCGAGTGCCGCTTTCCGCAGACGGGCAAAGGGAGGTCGTCGAGGGCCAGATGGTCTCGGGCAATTTCTTTGACGTCCTGGGCGTGAAGCCGTCCCTGGGCCGCGGATTTCTTCCTGAGGACGACTTCACACCGAGCGCCGCGCCGGTGACGGTCATAAGCCACAGTCTGTGGAAACGCCGGTTCTATAGCGCGCCCGATATCATTGGAAAGAGCATAAGACTGAATGAACACAGTTTCACGATTGTGGGAGTGGCTCCGCCGGAATTCAAGGGCCTGTGGATGCCCGGCATGTCGATGCAGCTCTGGATCCCGTCAAGCATGATCGGCCTGGTCGACAGAACGGGGAACCTGCAGGACCAGCATGCATACACGGTGCAACTCATCGGCCGTCTTCAACCCGGAGTGTCGCTCAATCAGGCCGCGGCAGTCATCGAGACCAAGGCGCGGCAAATTGCGCTTGAATTTCCCTCCACCTATGGAAACCGCTTCGTGCAGCTGCTCCCGACCAGCGGAATCCGCGTCATCGCGGCTCCCGACGCGGACTTCCTGCCCAAATGGATTTCGATTGCACTGATGTTCGTAGTGGCCATCGTTCTGATGATCGCGGGCACAAACCTGACCGGCCTGCTCATGGCCCGCGGAATTACCCGCCGGAAGGAAATCGCGGTCCGCCTGGCAGTCGGCGCCGGGAAATTCCGCATCGTGCGGCAACTGCTGACGGAGAGCCTTCTGCTCTCGACGCTCGGAGCCGTTGCCGGGCTGATGCTGGCCCAGTTGCTTGTGGAACTGTTCATGTCCTACGTGCCGATTCGCATAGAGGGAGTCGAACTCTCCCTGGATGTTCCGATCGACTTCCGTGTGTTGTTATTCACCTTTGTGGTCTGCATAGGGACTGGCTTGATGGTGGGGCTCGTTCCGTCGCTGCGGGCTTCGAGGACGAGTCTGGTGAGCGCGCTCGCAGCCGAAAGCATCGTGGTGCCGCAAAGGGAGCGCCGGCGTCTGCGACATTGGATCATCATCCCCCAGATTGCCCTGTCGGTGGCACTTTTGCTTGCGGCGAGTCTCTTCGTCGGGACCCTGGTGAAAGCCGATATGATCGATCCGGGATTCGACACGCAGCATCAGGCGATTGTTGTTCCGGAATACCTGACGACCAACAAACACACGCAACAGCAGGGGCGCGCGTTTTACAACAGGCTGCTCGAGGGCGCTCGCGCCTTGCCGGGCGTCACCCAGGCCAGCCTGGTGAGCAGTTTGCCCTTGTCCATGAGTTCTTCCCTCATCCCGTCTGTTCTCACGGAGCGCGAATTGGCTGAAGGCCAACCAGGCCGGGTGGTGAAGACAACCCACATATCTCCGGGCTACTTCCAGACCATGGCAATACCCGTCCTGCGCGGCCGGGATTTCACATCTCGGGACGTGCAGGGAAATCCACTGGTTGTCATCGTGAGCGAAAAAGTCGCGCAATCGTGCTGGCCCGGCGAAGAGGCCGTCGGAAAGCGCCTGGTAATCAAACACCCCCAAACCCAAGTTTTCGATGTAGTCGGAGTAGCCGGGGATGTCCGGGATTCGATTTCCGATCAAAGGAACATGTCTATCATCTATCTGCCATTTGACCAGAATTACCATTCGGGGATGCAGCTCGTGGCGCGCTGTTCCGCAGATCCCTCCACCCTGCTGGGACCGCTTACGAGTCTCGTCCATGAAGTCGATGGAAACGTGGAGGTCCAGGTAGCCAAGACCATGGCTGACAGCGTCGCTCTCATGTTCTTCCCGCTGCGCATGTCGGCAGCGATACTCATAGTCTGCGGACTCCTCGGGCTGTTTCTTGCACTGGTGGGACTCTACGGCGTGGTTTCCTTCTCAGTGGCAAACCGCACACGGGAGATCGGCATCCGCGCCGCGCTCGGCGCGCGGAAGAATGACCTGATCAGGATGGTGATAGCAGAGGCATTGCGGGTCTTATTGATTGGCTCGGCCCTGGGTCTGCTGCTGATCTTCGCTGCGAGACCCCTCATTGCAAGGCTGACGTTTGACCTGACAACTCTGGATCCGCTGACCTTCATCGGCATCCCGCTGCTCATCGGCATGATTGTCCTGCTCGCCTGCTATATCCCTGCCCGCCGCGCCGCCCGTGTGGATCCGATGGATGCGTTGAGGGAGTTGTGA
- a CDS encoding ABC transporter permease, with the protein MESLIQDLKYGLKLLWKDKAYAATAVATLAICIGANTAIFSVVNSVVLKPLPFPESDRILFMYNSYPKAGVVRASSGVPDYYDRLRDVDVFEEIALYNTPGLTIGDQGSVERIRGMGVTPSFFRLLRARPKLGRIFAPEEGELGNERKVILSFALWQERFGGVESVIGRELRINEAPYTIVGVLPRDFDCLNPEVQLWRPLAFTQEQKTTRLNNSWNMIGRLKPGATLARAQSQIDALNASNLNRFPEFKSILINAGAHTVVVPLQDDVVREVKVSLYLLWGGVLFVLLIGAVNIANVVMARSSVRMQELAIRFALGAGRWRVTRQLVTESVLLTTLSAGIGLLLGYGGLHSLSTFGVDRLPRSSEIVIDPMVVAFILALSFIVGVGIGLIPVAHALRVNMSSAFRERERAGTSTRGARVARNALVVAQIAFALVLLIGSGLLFASFRRMLAINPGFVPEQVVTGTVALPATRYGGEAAMRSFEIQALDNIRAIPGVLSAGATDTIPFGDRNSDSVILAEGYQMKPGESLVSPNRIVVTPGYFEAMRIPLLEGRFIDARDLENSQRVLVIDQRLARRFWPSSSAIGKRMWQPQGAKALAHPPEKDADWLTVVGVVGSIKLHGLVNPDERVGAYYFPYAQNPMPALTLAVRAASDPAGLVRALRDRIAGLDPELPLFDVRTMQERIDESLTIHRSPMLLATAFGMVALFLAAVGIYGLLAYTVAQRTKEIGIRMALGSSAEGIFKLILKEGVLILAIGFAIGLAGALAIGRFVRSALYGVGPFDLGVLTSAIAILALVSLVACVLPAHRATRIEPVTALRQE; encoded by the coding sequence ATGGAATCGCTGATTCAGGATCTGAAATATGGACTGAAACTCCTGTGGAAGGACAAGGCATATGCGGCCACCGCCGTGGCCACGCTGGCCATCTGCATCGGCGCCAACACCGCCATTTTCAGCGTCGTCAATTCCGTTGTCCTGAAACCCTTGCCATTCCCGGAATCCGACCGGATCCTCTTCATGTACAACAGCTATCCCAAGGCCGGGGTCGTGAGGGCATCTTCGGGCGTTCCGGATTACTACGATCGCCTGCGCGACGTGGACGTCTTTGAGGAGATCGCTCTCTACAACACTCCCGGTCTCACTATCGGGGATCAGGGTTCAGTCGAGCGCATCAGAGGCATGGGAGTAACGCCCTCATTTTTCCGTCTCCTGCGAGCCAGGCCGAAGCTTGGCCGAATCTTCGCTCCGGAGGAAGGCGAACTGGGCAATGAGCGAAAGGTTATCCTCAGCTTTGCGCTCTGGCAGGAGCGCTTCGGCGGAGTCGAGTCGGTCATCGGCAGGGAACTTCGCATCAATGAGGCGCCATATACCATCGTGGGCGTTCTGCCGAGGGATTTCGACTGCCTCAATCCGGAAGTACAGCTCTGGAGGCCTCTTGCGTTCACCCAAGAGCAAAAAACCACGCGCCTCAACAACAGCTGGAACATGATCGGACGACTGAAGCCCGGCGCCACCCTTGCGCGGGCCCAGTCCCAGATCGACGCGCTCAACGCCTCGAATCTCAATCGCTTCCCGGAGTTCAAGAGCATCCTTATCAATGCAGGCGCGCACACGGTCGTTGTGCCGCTGCAGGATGATGTTGTTCGAGAAGTCAAGGTCAGCCTCTATCTGCTGTGGGGCGGCGTTCTCTTCGTGTTGCTTATCGGGGCCGTGAATATTGCGAACGTGGTGATGGCGCGATCCAGTGTCCGCATGCAGGAACTGGCCATTCGCTTTGCGCTGGGAGCAGGGCGCTGGCGTGTCACGAGGCAGCTCGTAACTGAAAGCGTGCTGTTGACGACCTTGAGTGCAGGCATCGGCTTGCTGCTCGGCTACGGGGGACTGCACAGCCTGAGCACCTTTGGCGTTGATCGACTTCCCAGAAGCAGTGAAATCGTCATCGACCCAATGGTAGTGGCTTTCATCCTGGCGCTGTCGTTTATTGTCGGCGTCGGCATTGGTTTGATTCCAGTGGCTCATGCGCTCAGGGTCAACATGAGCTCGGCCTTCCGCGAGAGGGAGCGAGCCGGCACGAGTACGCGTGGAGCTCGGGTCGCGCGCAATGCTCTCGTCGTAGCCCAGATCGCTTTCGCTCTTGTGCTGCTCATTGGCAGCGGCCTGCTCTTCGCCAGTTTCCGCCGGATGCTCGCCATAAATCCCGGGTTTGTACCAGAACAGGTGGTTACCGGAACGGTCGCCCTGCCCGCGACACGTTACGGGGGCGAGGCCGCAATGCGCAGCTTCGAGATCCAGGCTCTCGATAATATTCGCGCAATCCCCGGCGTTCTGAGTGCCGGAGCGACCGACACGATTCCTTTTGGAGACCGCAACAGCGACAGCGTCATCCTGGCCGAGGGTTATCAAATGAAGCCAGGCGAATCACTCGTCTCCCCCAACCGGATCGTCGTCACCCCCGGCTATTTTGAGGCGATGAGAATCCCTCTCCTGGAGGGACGCTTCATCGACGCGCGCGACCTTGAGAACTCGCAGCGCGTCCTGGTGATTGACCAGAGGCTTGCCCGCAGGTTCTGGCCGAGCAGCAGCGCCATCGGCAAGCGGATGTGGCAGCCCCAGGGTGCGAAAGCCCTGGCTCATCCTCCAGAGAAGGACGCCGATTGGCTGACGGTCGTCGGGGTCGTAGGAAGCATCAAACTGCACGGACTCGTGAATCCGGACGAACGTGTGGGCGCTTACTATTTTCCCTACGCGCAAAACCCGATGCCGGCGTTGACTCTTGCCGTCAGGGCAGCTTCCGACCCAGCTGGTCTGGTCCGCGCTCTGAGAGACAGAATTGCCGGGCTCGATCCGGAACTACCACTGTTCGACGTTCGCACCATGCAGGAGCGCATCGATGAGTCTCTAACCATCCATAGATCGCCCATGCTGCTCGCAACGGCATTCGGCATGGTCGCCCTTTTCCTCGCAGCGGTGGGGATTTACGGACTGCTGGCATACACTGTGGCCCAGCGCACCAAGGAGATCGGCATCCGCATGGCCTTAGGAAGCAGTGCGGAAGGTATCTTCAAGCTGATTCTCAAGGAGGGAGTTCTCATTCTTGCCATCGGCTTCGCGATCGGACTTGCCGGAGCGCTGGCAATCGGGAGATTTGTGAGAAGCGCGCTTTATGGCGTCGGGCCATTCGACCTGGGCGTGCTCACTTCGGCTATTGCCATTCTCGCGCTGGTATCGCTCGTCGCGTGCGTGCTGCCCGCACATCGGGCTACGCGCATTGAGCCTGTCACAGCCCTGCGCCAGGAATGA